The proteins below are encoded in one region of Sphingomonas sp.:
- a CDS encoding MurR/RpiR family transcriptional regulator: MSDVSSAPATAEQLRAEIVRRYETLSKRLKQIARYILDEPNDIALETLAVIAARCGVQPSAIVRFAKSFGFEGASQMQRLFRDGLLSNNAALGYSERVRQLGETADNSRADPAGLLGEFVEGNTLALQNLMQTVSGADMKAAVDAIAAAETVHVVGFRRSFPIASYIAYSLLQAGKRAIFIDGVAGLAMQQVQAMGAGDLLIAISYQPYSEETVAIVEAVRAQGHDVLAISDSLVSPVAKPAQTVLQVRESEVRKFRSLSASMCLAQALVINFAFEASRKPAKRGAKSK, encoded by the coding sequence ATGTCAGACGTTTCGAGTGCCCCGGCGACCGCCGAACAGTTGCGTGCGGAGATCGTGCGGCGTTACGAGACGCTGAGCAAGCGGCTGAAGCAGATCGCGCGCTATATCCTCGACGAGCCCAACGATATCGCGCTGGAGACGCTGGCGGTGATCGCGGCGCGATGCGGCGTCCAGCCCTCCGCCATCGTCCGCTTCGCCAAGAGCTTCGGGTTCGAGGGCGCCAGCCAGATGCAGCGGCTGTTCCGCGACGGGCTGCTCAGCAACAATGCGGCGTTGGGCTATTCGGAGCGCGTGCGCCAATTGGGTGAGACCGCCGATAACAGCCGCGCCGATCCGGCCGGGCTGCTTGGCGAGTTCGTCGAGGGCAACACGCTGGCGCTGCAGAATCTGATGCAGACCGTGAGCGGCGCCGACATGAAGGCGGCGGTCGACGCCATCGCCGCAGCCGAGACCGTGCACGTCGTCGGCTTCCGCCGCTCGTTCCCGATCGCTTCCTATATCGCTTATTCGCTGCTGCAGGCGGGCAAGCGCGCGATCTTCATCGACGGGGTCGCCGGTCTGGCGATGCAGCAGGTCCAGGCGATGGGCGCCGGCGACCTGCTGATCGCGATCAGCTACCAGCCTTATTCCGAAGAGACGGTCGCCATCGTCGAGGCGGTGCGCGCGCAGGGGCATGACGTGCTGGCGATCAGCGACAGCCTGGTCAGTCCGGTCGCCAAGCCGGCGCAGACGGTGCTGCAGGTCCGCGAATCGGAAGTGCGCAAGTTCCGCTCGCTTTCGGCATCGATGTGCCTGGCGCAGGCGCTGGTGATCAATTTCGCCTTCGAGGCGAGCCGCAAGCCCGCGAAACGAGGCGCAAAGTCCAAATAG